The sequence below is a genomic window from Cryobacterium arcticum.
CGCCGGCGCTCCGATCGGCCAGCTCAACGCACTCCTGGCCGACCATGTCACCGGCCCCAGCGTGGTGAGCGTGCTCGAGAACGTTCCGCTGGGCGACCCGGTCAAGGGCACTGTCCAGTAGACGCCGCACGGTCGGCGCCGTTCACTAGAGGCCGTTCAGGTTCGGTAGGCGCCGTTCATGGCGCCCCGGGGACCATCAGACGCTCCACGGCGCGCACCACCGTGGCCCGCCGGTGCGCGATCGTGCCGGCATCCACGACGGGCGGCGTTGCCAATGCCTCGGCCGGCTCATGGTTCCAGCAGGTCACGATCCCGAAGATCAGCGCAGCCACGTGCTCCGGGTCCCACGAGGAGTCCACGGCGCCGGCCCGCTGCAGGGACACGATCCCGCGGAGCTGCTCGGCGTGGAAGCGGTCCATGAGCGCCCAGGAGGGATCCACGACGTCCTGACGTTCGAGCCGCGCCCAGTCGATCATCCGAAGGTGCTCCGGATGCGCGACCGAGTGGTCGTACAGCGCCCCCGCGAACTCGGGCAGGGTTCCCCCGGCCCCGGCCATCGCCTCGGCGAACTCGCCCAGGTTGAGCTCGAGGACCGCGCTGAACAGCTCCGCTTTGTGGCGGTAGTAGGCATACAACCGCTCCTTGCTCGCCGAAGCGTTGCGCGCGATGCGGTCGATCCGGGCTCCGGCCAGCCCGTGGGCGGCGAATTCGGTCCTGGCGGCTTCGAGGATGCGCTGACGGGTGGGCTCGGGCTCCTTCGTCGACGAAACAGCAGGTGAATGATCGGGTTCCATGCCTCGATCGTACCAAAACGAACTAGTTCGTTTGGTAGAGTTCTCGGCATGTCAGAATCGAGCGCGACCGGCGTCTCACCGGTTTCCACCCCTTCCCCCTCTCCTCAGAACCCCGCCGACCCGACCGGCCACAACCCCCGCCGGTGGTGGCTGCTGGCCATCGTCGCGCTCGCCCAGCTCACCGTCGTGCTCGACGGAACCATCGTGAACATCGCGCTCCCGCACGCCCAGAGCGACCTGGGCATGAGCGACGGCGACCGCACCTGGGTCGTCACCCTCTACGCGCTGGTCTTCGGCGCCCTGCTGCTTCTCGGCGGCCGCATCGCGGACTACTGGGGTCGGAAGCGCTCCTTCATCGTGGGCATGGCCGGCTTCGCCGTCGCCTCCACCCTCGGCGGCATGGCCCAGAGCACCTGGGAGCTCCTCGCCGCCCGCGGCCTGCAGGGCCTGTTCGCCGCCCTCCTGGCGCCGGCCTCCCTGGCGCTGCTCACCGTGAACTTCCCCGGCGGCAAGGACCGCATCAAGGCCTTCTCGGTCTACGGTGCGATCGCCGGCGGCGGCGCGGCTGTGGGCCTCGTGCTCGGCGGCGTGCTCACCGAGTACGCCAGCTGGCGCTGGTGCCTGCTCGTCAACGTGCCGATCGCCATCGTCGCGATCGTCGCCGCGATCCCCATCATCCGTGAGAGCAAGGCCCACGGCAACACCCGGTACGACGTTCCGGGCGCCGTCCTGGTCGCTCTCGGGCTGGGTTCGCTGGTCTTCGGTTTCGCCCAGGCCGAGAACGGCTGGTCGTCCTGGCAGGTGCTGGTCTTCATCCCGCTGGGCGTGATCCTGCTGGCCCTCTTCGTCCTCGTCGAGAGCCGCTCCAACCACCCCCTGCTCCCCCTGCGGATCCTCGCCGACAAGGTGCGGGGTGGCGCGTTCATCACCGGCACCCTGACCGGCGCCGCCCTGCTCGGTGGTCTGCTCTTCCTCACCTTCCACCTGCAGATCGTGCTCGGTTTCTCACCGCTGGAATCCGGCCTCGCGTCTCTGCCGATGACAGCGACGATCATGGTCGGCGCCACCGTGCTGTCCAAATTCCTGCCTCGCATCGGCGTCCGCGTGCCGATGACCGTTGGCCCCCTCGTGGTCGCCGCCGGACTGCTCTACCTGTCGCGCATCACCGTCGACGGCAGCTACGCCGCCGAGGTGCTGCCGGGCCTGATCCTGATGGGTGCGGGCCTGGCCATGATCTTCGTTCCCCTCCAGAACGTGGCCCTGGCCGGAATCGACGCCCACGACGCCGGGGCCGCCAGCGCCGCCGTGACCGCCGTGCAGCAGATCGGCGGATCCATCGGCTCTGCGGTGTTCACCGTGCTCTACACCTCGGCCGTCGCGGCGTCCCTGGCCGGCGGTTACGGCACCCCCGTCGCCCAGCTGCAGGCTTTCGTCGACGGCTACCAGGCGGCGTTCTTCTGGGCCGCAGTGGGGGTCTTCCTCGCCGCACCGGTCGCCTTCTTCATGGTGCGCCCGCGCCCGCAGGACCTGCTGGGTTCCGAGCCGGCCATGCACCTGGGCTAGGCTCCCCGGCTCACGGGCCGCAGGAACAGCGAAGGCCCCCGGATCACTCCGGGGGCCTTCGTCCGTTCCGCGACAGGTCAGCTGTCGGCGGCGATGCCGATGGTGTCCCCGTGCACGTCCAGGGTGACGACGAGCAGGGCATCCGTCTCGTGCGGGCTGATCGAGTAGTCGAGCACGGCGAAGTGCTGGTCGGCGCCGATGTGGTGCGGGTGGAACCCGATGCGCTGCAACTGGATGGAGCGCAGGAAGTCGATCTGCTTGTCCCCGGAATCCCAGATCAGGGCGTCCTCGAGCACCTCGTCGTCGAGCTCGTCGAACTGGGCCGTGATGAACTGGCTCGTCACAGAGACCTCGGCGCTCAGGTCCGCCACGAGGGATTCCCTGGCCTGCGAGTCGAGTTCCTCGAGCGCATTGATCATGGCCGCGACGATGTCGAGCGCCTCCGACGACACCGACTCCTCGTCGGGAGAACTCACGTCTACGTCGACGTTCTGGTCGCCCAGCTCGGCCGTGTCCGACCAGTACAGTTCACCGCTCTCGTCGTCGCTGCCGAGTACTCCGAAGAAGTCGTGTTCGATGGTCATGGGGCGTCCTATCCGACGAGTTTTTGCGCGAAGACGTGCGGGGTGAAACCGGTGAGGTCGTTGATGCCCTCACCCTGCCCGACGAGTTTGATGGGAATTCCGGTCTTCTCCTGCACGGCCAGGACGAAGCCGCCCTTGGCCGAGCCGTCGAGCTTGGTGAGCACCAGTCCGGTCACGCCGGCGTGCTCGATGAAGGCCTCGGCCTGAGCCAGCCCGTTCTGGCCGGTGGTGGCGTCGAGCACCAGCAACACCTCGGAGATCGGGGTCTGCTTCTCGATCACCCGGCGGATCTTGGTCAGCTCGTCCATGAGCCCGCCCTTGGTCTGCAGCCGGCCGGCCGTGTCGATGATGACGATCTCGGTGCCGGTGGTGATGGCCCGCTCAACGGTCTGGAAGGCCACCGAGGCCGGGTCCTGGCCCTGCGCCTGCGGGCGCACGATGTCGGCGCCGGCGCGTTCCGCCCAGGTGGCGAGCTGCTCGACGGCTGCGGCCCGGAAGGTGTCGGCGGCGCCGATGAGCACACTGCGGTCATAGACGCGCAGGAACTTGGCGAACTTGCCGATGGTGGTGGTCTTGCCCACGCCGTTGACGCCCACAACGAGCACCACGGCGGGCCGGGCGCTGAGGTTGAGGGTGGAGTCCAGTTTGGAGAGCCGTTCCTCGATGCCTTCCCGCAGCATCCGGTGCAGGTCCTTGGGGTCGGTGGTGTTGTAGCGCGACACCTTCGCCCGCAGCTCGGCGACGATACCGTCGGTGATATCGGGCCCGAAGTCGGCCGTGATCAACGAGTCCTCGAGGTCGTCCCAGGTATCGGCGTCGATCGTCTTCTTCGCGAACACTCCGCGCAATGCGCCGGAGAGGGACCACGGGGTGCGTTCTGCCATGGTCCAAGGCTAGTCGGCGCTGACCCACCGCGCGCACCGACCGCTCAGGCGCGCCGCCGCACCGCCGCCGGGGGTGGCGGGATCGGCGCAGTGCTGGGTATCTTCGCGGTAGCACCAGAGCGTTCACAGCAGAGCGACACCACCGTAAGCGGTAGCACCAGAGACGCCCCGTCGAAAGGATGCCCGATGTCTCCCACTCCCGACGCCCGGCCGACCGGCCCGGCAGCGTTCGATCCCTCCGGCACCGCTTCGGGCAGAGCGGATGCCCCGCCTGCGCTGGCGGCCCTGTCCGGCCGGCTCGACGGCGACATCCTGCTGCCCGGCGACGCCGGCTGGGACGATGCCCGTGCCGCCTGGAATCTCGCCGTCGACCAGCATCCGGCGGCCGTCGTCCTCCCCCGCTCGGTGCGCGATCTGCGACAGGTGATCGTCGCCGCCCGAGAAGACGGGTTGGGAGTGACCGTGCAGCCGCGCGGGCACGGCGCCTCCGACAGCCTGTCCGGGCGGATCCTGGTGCGCACCACGGCGTTCGACGAGATCACGGTGAACGTGGTGGGCCGCTACGCCCGCGTCGGCGCCGGAGTGCCCTGGGGAACCCTGCTCAACCGGCTCGACGGCAGCGGGCTGGTGGCCCTGGCCGGCTCAAACCCCGATGTGAGCGTGGCCGGATACCTGCTCTCCGGCGGCCACTCCTGGTTCAGCCGGTGGAAGGGCCTCGCCGCGCACTCCATCCGGGCCGTCGAACTCCTCGACGCGACCGGTGTGCTGCGGCGGGTCAGCCGCGACACCGACCCCGAGTTGCTCTGGGCGCTCCGCGGGGCCGCGGGACTGTTCGGCGTGGTCACGGCCCTGGAGATCGACCTGTTCAGCGCCCCCGACCTGTTCGGCGGCAAGCTCCTCTTCCCGGCGGAATCGGCCGAGGTCGTATTCGGTGCCGCCACCGACGTCCTGCTGGACGCGCCGCCCGAGTTGAGCCTGATGCTCGGGCTGATCAACATGCCCGACATCGAGCAGGTTCCCGAACTGCTGCGCGGCCGCAGCTTCACCCAGGTCGACGCCGTCTTCGTCGGATCGGTCGAGGCCGGCCAGGCCCTTCTCGCTCCCCTGCACACCATCGCCCCGGTGATCGCCGACCTCACCCGGCCGTTCCCGATCGGTCAGCTCGGGGAGGTCTCCGGCGAGCCGCAGGAGCCGTCCGCCACGCTGGACTGGTCCAGGAGTGTGACCGACCTGGACCCGGCCACGATGGCGGGCCTGGTCGCCGCGTTCCGCACCGCCAGCTACGCAGGTCTGACCATGCTGCAGCTGCGCCCGCTCGGCGGCCTCATCGGCGATCCCACCGTCGGGGAAGACGGGGTGGCCGGGCATCTGGACACCGGATACCTGCTCTTCGCGGCGGCCATCCTGCCTCCAGGTGCCCCGATCCCGGCACCCGCGGACCGGCACCTGCTCTTCCAGCCGCTGGAAGACACCCTGCAGGGTGTGGGGGTGCCGCGCACGGTGCCGAGCTTTCTGGCCGCCGGCCAGGACCTCTCCGCCGCATTCGCACCCGACGTGCTGAAGCGGCTGGCCGCCCTCAAACGCACCGTCGACCCCGAGAACCTGTTCCGCAGCAATCGCCCACTCCCGGAGGAGGACGGCTGATCACGACACGCTGCTCTCAGGAGGCCTGCTCGACGTCGTCGCGCACGACCCGCTGCCCCACCACGGCCGACACGCCGTCCTGCCGCATGGACACGCCGTACAGGGCGTCGGCGATCTCCATGGTGCGTTTCTGGTGGGTGATCACGATGAGCTGGCTGGTGCGCCGGAGGTCTTCGAAGATGGTCAGCAGACGGCCCAGGTTGGCGTCGTCGAGCGCCGCCTCGACCTCGTCCATGATGTAGAACGGGCTCGGCCGCGCCTTGAAGATGGCGATCAGGAGCGCGACGGCCGCCAGGGAGCGCTCCCCGCCGGAGAGTAGCGAGAGACGCTCGATCTTCTTCCCGGCCGGTTTCACCGACACCTCGATACCCGTCGTGAGCATGTCGGACGGGTCGGTGAGCTGGATGCTGCCGCTGCCACCGGGGAACAGCACCGGGAACACCTCGGCGAACGCGGCCTGCGTGTCGTCGAACGCGCTGGAGAAGATGGTGCCCATCTTGTCGTCGATGTCGTCGATGATCGTGAGCAGGTCGGCCCGGGTCCTGGTGAGGTCGGTGAGCTGTTCGGTCAGGAAGAGATGCCTCTGTTCCAGGGCGGCGAATTCCTCGAGGGCGAGCGGGTTGATCCGGCCCAGGCGGGCGTACTTGCGTTCGGCCGCGGCGAGTCGTGCCTGTTGTTCGTCCCGGTCATACGGTGTACCCGAATCCGTCTCGGCTGCACCCAGGGGCGCGTCGGCCCGGTCGGCCGCCGCGGCCGGCACCAGCTGGTCCGGACCGTACTCGGCGACCAGGACGTCTTCCACCAGGCCGAGCTCGTGTGCGGCCCGCTCGAGCAGGGCGGACAGTTGCAGCTTCTTCTCGTAGATCTGCAATTCAAGACCGTGGACGTTCTCGGTGATGGCCTGCAGGCGGGAGCGCAGGGAACTTTCGTCCCGGCGCAACGAGCCGAGTTCCTCGTTCTGGCTGGCCCGTTCGGCCTCAGCCGTGCCGAGCAGCGTCCGGGCCTCTGCGACGGACGCGTCTATGGACCCGAGGGCCCGGGGCAGCGCGTCGGCCACGGCCGAAGCCGCATCCACCTGCCGGCGCCGGAGAACCGCCCGCCGCGCGGCCGCGTCGGCCTCGGCCCGGTCGGTCTCGAGCTGGCGGGTGAGAGCGGCCACCCGGCCCTGGCCGCTCCGCACCCGTTCCCTGGCGGTGTCCACCTGCAGACGCGCCTCGATCTCACGTTCCTTGGCGGCATCCAGGTCGGCCGCGAGTGCATCCCGTGCGCTGACATCCAGGATGGGGCGTGGCTGGGAGCGCCGGGTCTCCAGCGCGGCCGCGCTGGTCGCCGCCGCGCTCTCCGCCTCGGCCACGCCGGCCGCGGCGAGTTCCGCGGCGGCCGACAGCCGGTCGAGGTCGGCGGAGGCGGCATCCACCTGCACGGTCAGCCGGACGCGTTGCGCGGCCTTGGCGTTCTCGCGGGCGTCCCGGTCGCGCACGAGGGCCGCCGCCGCCGTGGCCTGCGCCTGCGCGGCAGCGTGCACTGTGCGCTGGTCGCCCAGGTCGCCGGAGACGATGGTGATCTCGCTGGTCACCTCGGCCAGGCGGCTCTCGGCGGCGTCGCGTTCGGTGACGAGCTCAAGCGTGCTCGGTGCCGCGCCGGTGCCGGCTCGCAGGGAGTGCGCGGTGAGCACGTCGCCGGCGCGGGTGATCAGCGTGACGGGGTCGCCGGCCGCCTCGCCGGTCAGTGCATCCGCAGCGGCGACGGCGGCGGGCAGGTCGTCGACGATGAGGGTGCGACCGAGCAGGCCGAGCACCCCGGGCGGCGCCTCGACCACGCTCGCGGCGGGCACCGCGCCCGGCAGGCCCGGCAGGGCAGCCGGTGCGGCCGGACCCGCTCCGGTCAGCACGAACTCGACCCGGCCGAGGTGATGGAGGTCGGAGTGTTCGACGGCCTGGATGGCCGCGGTGCGGTCGTCGGCGGCCACTGCGTCGGCGAGGGAGCCGAGAGCGGCGGCAATGGCACGTTCGAAGCCCGGTTGCACACTCATCCGTTCGGCGACGAGGCCGCCGATGCCGGCGAGATCAGCCTCGAGGAGCGCGGAGGAGCCGTCCTTCTGGCCGATGGCCAGCGTGAGGGCGCCCCGGCGGGCTGCGAGGGCGTCTCGTTCGCGTTCGTGGCCGTGCAGGAGGTCGCGGAGACGCTCGATCTGTGTTCCGGACTCGAGCATCTGGGCCTGGGCGCGTTCCACGATCTCATCGAGGTCTGCCGGGTCGATGCCGGCGGGCATTCCGTCGGAGTCGTCGCCGTGGGCCTCGTGCAGCTCGGTCTCCTCCAGCTCGGCCAGCTGGGCTCGGGCGGCCGCAAGGCGCTCGCGCGCGGCGGACAGGGCTCCCTGCCGGCGCAACACCTCGCCGCGCACGGCGGCGAGCCGCGACGCGGCCGTGTCGGCCTGTCCGGCGAGGTGCGAGACCTCCAGGTCGTGACGGGAGACGAGGGCTGCCTGCGCCGAGATCTCGTCATCGAGCGCGTCGAGGTCGCGCCGGAGGCCGGCCGTGACGGCCCGGGTCCTGGTCCAGGTGTCCTCGGCGACACTGATGCCGCGTTCGAGCCGGTCCACTTCGGCGGCGGCCTCGGCGACACGCTGCGGGGTGACGCTCGAGGCCCGCTCGGCCGGTTCGGCCTGGCTGCCGAGCAGGGCCAGGCGCTGGTTGGCCAGGGTGTACAGGCCGCGCAGGCGTTCCTGGGCGGATTCGAGCGCGAACGCCGTGCGCCTCGCCACGTCGACGGCGTCACCGACCTGGGCCTCTTCCAACCGGCGGATGCGGGCCTGGTTGTGGTCGAGCTGGTCCTGGATGACGATGCGCTCGGAGTGCCGCTCACTCTCGGTGCGTCCGTGGGCGTCCAGCGCCGTGCGCAGGGTCACCACGTCGTCGGCGAGCAGCCGCGCCCGCGCATCACGCACCGTCGCGGCGATCTGCTGCGCCTCCCTGGCCACCTGGGCCTGCTGGCCGAGCGGCTTGAGTTGGCGCCGGATCTCCCCGGCCAGGTCGCTGAGCCTGGTGAGGTTGGTCTGCATGGCCTCGAGCTTGCGCACGGTCTTTTCCTTGCGGCGACGGTGCTTGAGGATTCCGGCGGCCTCCTCGATGAACCCGCGGCGTTCCTCGGGGCTCGCGCGCAGCACGGCATCCAACTGGCCCTGACCCACGATGACGTGCATCTCCCGGCCGAGGCCGGAGTCGCTGAGCAGCTCCTGCACGTCGAGGAGGCGGCAGGTGCGGCCGTTGATGGCGTACTCGCTGCCGCCGTTGCGGAAGAGGGTGCGCGAGATGGTCACCTCGGCGTATTCGATGGGCAGGGCGCCGTCGCTGTTGTCGATCGAGAGGGTGACCTCTGCGCGCCCGAGCGGCCCGCGGGTGGAGGTTCCGGCGAAGATGACGTCTTCCATCTTGCCGCCGCGGAGGGTCTTCACGCCCTGTTCGCCCATGACCCAGGCCAGGGCATCGACCACATTAGACTTGCCCGAGCCGTTCGGTCCCACGACACAGGTGACGCCAGGTTCGAAGGCGAAGGTGGTGGGTTGGGCGAACGACTTGAAGCCCTTGAGGGTGAGACTCTTCAGGTACAACGCGCCCGTCCCTTCTCTCCTCGGCCGGCTGGCGACCGTCACGGCCGGCCCTGACGGCATCGGTCAGTCCACGGTACCGGATTGCCGGTCGTTTACTGGGAACCACAGCTTCTCCGCCGGGATACCCGTGATGGCCTCCAGGTCGCCCCGCGCCCGTTCGGTGCCAGCGCGGAAGAAGGATCGCCTGGGCCCCTGTCGCCCGGGCCGGCCACCGCTTAGGCTCGGCCAAATGGGGACCACGGCATTCACCATCGACGAACTGACGATTCCATCGGAGACCTCCGGGCCGGGCTGGAATGATTTCGCCGCAGCCATCGAGGTGCGCAACAGGGTCGAGGCCCACGCGTACGGAACGGCCGTGTTGAATCAGACGGCCGAGGAACTCTGGCCCGCCTGGCTCACGCCAGAGCACTCCCCCAGACGGCTCTTCGTGGCCCGGGTCGGCGGCGACATCGTGGGACGGGGCGTCTACGAGACTCTCGCCGATCCGGAGTCCGAGTTCGCCTGGTTCACGGTGGAGGTTCTGCCGCAGCACCGCACCCACGGCATCGGGGGCGCTCTGACCGCGCGCCTCGACGCCCTGGCCGACGCCGCGGGACGCAGCATCCGGATCGTCTACGCGATGTCGCCGGAGGGCCCAGGGCCCCGGCTGGCACCCCCGACGGGGTTCGGCTCGGTGCCGGCCGATAACCCCGAGGTGCGTTTCCTACTCCGGCACGGGTACACCCTCGAGCAGGTCGAGCGCGGCAGCGCGCTGGTGCTTCCGGTCGACCCGCACCTGCTGAACCGGCACCTCGAGGAGGCCCAGGCCCGCGCCGGGGGTGACTACGCGGTGCTGACCTGGACCGGCCGGACGCCCGAGCGTTGGCTCGATGACCTGGCCCGGCTGTACACGCGGATGTCGACGGATGCGCCCAGCGCCGGCCTGGAGGAGCCCGAGGACGTCTGGACCGTCGAGCGGCTCCGGAGCGAGCAGGATGCCGCGGCCGCAGGACCGCGCGCCACACTCGTGGCCGCTGCCCTGCACCGCCCCAGCGGCCGGCTGGCCGGGTTCACCGAGTTGTCCGTTCCCGCGGACCCGCTCCGGGCCGTCGAGCAGGAGGACACCCTCGTGCTCAGGGAACATCGGGGGCACCGGCTGGGGATGCTGCTCAAGGCGGCCAATCTGAGGCAGCTGGCGCTGACGCATCCGGAGCAGACGATGGTGACCACGTTCAACGCCGAGGAGAACCGGTACATGCTGAACGTGAACGAGGCTCTCGGCTTTGTGCCGCTGGGGTACGAGGGCGCTTGGCGCCGGGTCAGCGCGCTCTGAACGAGCGCAGTCCGAGTCGGCTCAGTCTGGGTCAGCGCAGTCTGGGTCAGCGCAGTCTGGGTCAGCGCAGCCGCTGGCAGCGCGGACAGTAGTGCGACGACCGGTTCATGAACCGGGCGCGCACAAGCTCGGTTCCGCAGCGCGGGCACGGCCGGCCGTGCTGCCCGTAGGCATTGAGACTGTGCGAGAAGTAGCCGGACTGCCCGTTGACGTTCACGTACTGGGCGTCGAAGCTCGTGCCGCCTTCGGCCAGGGCGCGCAGCAGGATGGCGCGCACCGCCGCGAGCAGCCGTCGGGCCGTGGCCGTGGACAGTGACGCGGCCGGCTGGTCGAAGTGCACCCGGGCCTCGTACAGGGCTTCGTCGGCGTAGATGTTGCCGATGCCGCTGGCGACCTGTTGGTCGAGCAGCACCCTCTTGATGCCCGAGCGGGTGCGCGCCAGCGAGCGGTAGAACTCCGGCGCCGAGAAGGCAGGGTCGAGGGGATCTCTGCCGATGTGTGCCACCTGGCTCGGGATCTGGGCTTCCCAAGCGGCGGGAACCCGTTCGCCGTCCAGGGTCCGTCCAGGGGCCAGCCCGGGTCCGGAGTAGCCGGCCGGGCGCCGGTCACCTGTGGGCAGCACGGTGTCGACGGCCATGCTGCCGAAGATGCGCTGATCCACGAAGTGCAGCGCCAGTTCACCGTGCACCGGGTGCTCGAGGGCCAGACGGATGCGCAGCAGCTTCTCCGGGGTTTCGCCCGGGCTTCGCAGCAGCACCTGTCCGCTCATACCGAGGTGCGCCACGAGGGCACGGTCGGATCCGCCGGTCCGCTCCGCGAGCGGGAACCAGAGGAACTTTCCTCGGCGCACCGCGGCGAGAAGCCTGGACCCGGTCAGCAGCGCCTCGAACTCGCCCAGTGAGCGGTCGTGCCGGCGCAGGGACCGGTCGTCGAAGACCTCGACGCCCGTGATCGTGGCACCGGAGACGGCCGGCTCGAGTCCGGCGCGGACGACCTCGACCTCGGGCAGTTCAGGCATGGGTCACCCGTCGCCGTTCAGCGCCATCCAGAAGCATCCGGCCGGCTCAGCGTCGGGCGCGCAGCTGAGTCCACGCCTCGAGGGCCGCGGCCATCTCGGCGTGTTTCTTGCTGGTCCCGGTTCCGGTGGCGCTCACGCTGGTGCCGACGGACACCGTGGCCACGAAGACCTTGGAGTGGTCGGGCCCGCTCTCGGCGACGGTGTAGACCGGCACGCCGGCGTTCAGCCGGGCTGCGGCCTCCTGCAGGCTGGTCTTCGGGTCCATCGACACGCCGAAGTGGCCGGGGTCGGCGAGTAGCGGCTGCACGAGCCGCAGGACGAACTCGGTCGCGCGGTCCCCGCCAGAGTCGAGGTAGACCGCCCCGATGAGGGCCTCGACGGTGTCGGCCAGGATGGACGATTTCTCGCGTCCTCCGGTGAGGGTCTCCCCACGCCCCAGGCGCACGAAAGCGCCGAGGCCGAGGCCTCGGGCGATCCCCGCGAGAGCGGCGCTGGACACCAGACTGGCCCGGCGCTTGGCGAGGTCGCCCTCGCTGAGTTCGGGGTAGCTGCGGTACAGCATCACCGTCACGGCCTGGCCCAGAATCGAATCGCCCAGGAACTCCAGGCGCTCATTGGTGGGCAGGCCACCGTTCTCGTACGCGTACGAGCGGTGCGTCAGGGCGAGCTCGAGCAGGCCGGGATCGATCTGCAGGCCGAGGATCTCCTGCAGAGCCGACATCGACACGGCATCGGTCGTCCCGGCCGTTCCCTTGGTCACCGTTTCGGCCCGCACAGCAGAAACTCCCGCAGCGCGGGCTGCGGGAGATTCGGCGTGACGGGAACCGGCGTCAGACTTCGACACGGCAGCGCACCATCCTCTGACTAAACGTCAGCGACCTTGCGGCCCTTGTACTCCATGAACAGTGCGGTGCCGGCGGCATCCGTGACGACCTTCGCGCGGTGCGGGAGGCTGTAGACGACCTTGCCGTTCTCCATGGTCTTCACCAGGGTGGGGGCTTCGGCCTTCCAGCAGGAACGGCGTGAGCGGGTGTTGGAGCGTGATTGCTTGCGCTTCGGGACTGCCATGACTACTTCTCTTCTCTATCCGGTACAGCACGGATGTCTTCATCCGTGCTGATGCTTTCGGAAGCTTGGAATTCCAATAGTGCGGACCAGCGGGGATCCTGCACGTCACTCGGTTCAAGTTCAGGGGAAGTGGCACGCCGTTCCCCGGTCTCTGGGTCGAGACCTGGGCAATCCCGCCGGCAAACCGGCTGGAACGGCAGTGACAACACCACTGCATCCCTGATTAGTGGTTCAAGATCCACGTGGTCATCTTGAACCGCACACTCATAAGCTTCGTCTAGATCGTACGCGAAAAGCTCGACAAAATGAACTCGGACAGGCAATTCGATGTCAATCAGGCATCTTCCGCACTCTCCGGCGGCTTTTCCGGTCACATCGGCGGTCACCAGGATGCCCTCGTGGATGCATTCGAGGCGCAGCTCGGCGTGCAGGGTGGAGCCGGCCTTGACGGCCACGAGCGCTTCGCCGAGGTCGTTGGGCACAAGGATGTCGATATCGCGCTCGTAGAGCGTTCCCGGGCGGTTGATGATGTCACGTACGTCAACCTTGTACGGGGTCTTCTTGAACTTGTTCACAAGGGAAAATTCTACGCGCCCGTCGGGGTGCGCTGGTTCGCCCCCTCGTCGGGGCCGACCGCGGAGCCCCGAGCAAGTCCCATCCGGCGGAGGGCGGTGGAGCCGAGCGATGCCGGCGCCACGGTGGCCCGCGCCCTTTCGGCAGCGCTGCCGCCCTGCCCCACCGCGCGCACGACGGCATCCAGGTCGCGCAGGAGGTCGGCGCCGCCGCCGGTTCCCGGCGACGTGCGGGCGTAGTGGGCCCGTTCGATGGCGACGAGCATCCGTTCGAGCGCGTCGCTCACCTCCGGCGTGTCGCCGACCCCCGGGCGGGCGCGGATGGCTCCGGCCAGCTCGCGCGCGGTGAGGGTCTCGTACACGGTGACCCCGTGGTCTAGCGCGGTGTCGGTGAGCTCCCGCCAGGCCAGGACGGCGCCGGCCCGATCGGCGGCCAGCAGCCGGCGCCGGCGCCGGCGTCGCAGGACGCGCGCCACCCCGGGCACGGCCAGCAGCATGAGGGCCGCAGCCACGAGCAGTCCCACCCGGGCCAGGATGCCGGGCAGGTCGTCCTCCGCCGCGGTGACGGTGCCGCTGGGCCCGCCCGTCAGACCGGGGTTGTCGTTGGGGCGCGGGGCGACGGGAGCGGCACCACCGCTCTCCGGAGCGCCGGCCACCGCGGAGCTCTCCGGCAACGCGTAGTCGGGAACGCTCCCCCGGCCCGGCGTCGGCTCGAAGGGCACCCAGCCGACCCCGGTGAAGTACAGCTCGGGCCACGCGTGCAGGTCGTCCGAGTCGACGTTGTAGCGGTTGAGCCCACCGACCACCGTGGTGGTGCGGGT
It includes:
- the rpmF gene encoding 50S ribosomal protein L32, coding for MAVPKRKQSRSNTRSRRSCWKAEAPTLVKTMENGKVVYSLPHRAKVVTDAAGTALFMEYKGRKVADV
- the rnc gene encoding ribonuclease III; translated protein: MSALQEILGLQIDPGLLELALTHRSYAYENGGLPTNERLEFLGDSILGQAVTVMLYRSYPELSEGDLAKRRASLVSSAALAGIARGLGLGAFVRLGRGETLTGGREKSSILADTVEALIGAVYLDSGGDRATEFVLRLVQPLLADPGHFGVSMDPKTSLQEAAARLNAGVPVYTVAESGPDHSKVFVATVSVGTSVSATGTGTSKKHAEMAAALEAWTQLRARR
- a CDS encoding YceD family protein, giving the protein MNKFKKTPYKVDVRDIINRPGTLYERDIDILVPNDLGEALVAVKAGSTLHAELRLECIHEGILVTADVTGKAAGECGRCLIDIELPVRVHFVELFAYDLDEAYECAVQDDHVDLEPLIRDAVVLSLPFQPVCRRDCPGLDPETGERRATSPELEPSDVQDPRWSALLEFQASESISTDEDIRAVPDREEK